Genomic DNA from Scatophagus argus isolate fScaArg1 chromosome 15, fScaArg1.pri, whole genome shotgun sequence:
TGATGCCTCCAAACAATACACCTGTTTACAGTGTCCTTGGTCTCCCTTTGCTAAATACATTTCTCACATTCCAATGGCTTCATTCAATACAGAAAAGTGCAAAGAGAGACTTGCTCTGCCATTTCTCCCCACAGCTTGGAGGGAGATACACAATGATCCCTTGAGAACTACCTGGGATTTGGTAAAGGGGGGGTACAATGCCTGTATTGTCTCATTTCTATAGGTAGCCAATGCCGTACCAGTCTGTGAACAACTGTCTCCTGTGGCAGAACAGCACTCAGAGAGGTATTAACTGTTCTGATTTGTAGTGAGTCCAATCGAGTCTTGAATATGGAAAAGGAACCAAACTCCCTTGGGAAGACGTGTGACACTTTAAGAGACTGCAGCCTTGATAAGACACCTGACTCTCTCTACCTTACATGTGTTGTaacatggaaaaacaaacagtctgataaatagaatatatatttacattaaatatacatataGTAAGAAATAGCAGCCTAGACAATAGTGTTGAAACTATATGCATGCTAAAAACAAGTGCTTTTCTATCTTCCATGTGACAAATCTTGAATAGTCCGTAGAGATTTCTACATGGTGTATTAAAATACAATTACAGTAACTCGATttgcacagagaaaatgaacagacaGCCCCAATACCAGTTAATGAGTACCATGATCGCTAGGCAAGACACGATGTCTTTCAAGCTTATAGAAACAAAGACTACACCTACAGTAAACCCTGAACCAAGtcaaactaataaataaaatctgatcaaGTCTTTTCAGGACAGATTAGACAAATATCATGAACCTTTAGTGCTAACGCCCCTGCTGAGAATCCATATAGCATCTATGTGAACAGAGGAAATCCATCTCATGCCCACAGATTCTTTCAAGGGGAGCATCACTAAAGGCTCCAAACTCATCAGTAGTAACTTAGACACACATAAGAAGAAATGATCATGTGAAAAAGGTTAattcaaagacagacaggtcagtAGATTCAGCTGAATGGCACGTGCAGCACAGCTTTGTTGAACAAACAGCCCTAACAACAGACACCGAAAGTACTGAATATCcacctgtctccctctgtccccTCCCTGCCCGCCCGCCTGCCCGCCCGCCAGCCCGCCTGCCAGCTGAGGGTTTGCCCTAAACACCGTGTCAGTGTACCCTTTACGCCATACCAGGAAATAACAAGGTAATTTACTGTTTGCTTATAACGAAAAACAAGTCAATAAACTTTTAATTGACAAAAGCTTGATTaacatattttattacattcttttaaatgatttaagtaAGGACACTCATATGAAACAATTGGCATTCCCAAGTAGACAATTACCTTTGTTACCACCTGGTATGTGGAGTGTAatccagattttcttttttaaaaggcCTGAAAACTCACTGAATTTGACAAAAAGGCATGGCAATTTATCTCATTCTTGCCTAAGTTAAGTATACGAGGTGAAGTGTTAAGAATTTCAGTAGGCACCAGTGTTACAGGCATTAGCTTTTAACTACTCTCCAACCCTCCTCTGATTATACAACTTCTTTTTAAGTAGCAATTAGAAGGCCATTCCATCAACATGTGCTCACTCACATTAGCAACTAAAGAGCTCTCCGCAAGACTCAAAAAGAAATATGGTGATATAATGGTCTGCTTGCCTCTTGttacaaacaacataaaactgcaAACAACTTCATTTCCACCAAACAAAAATTCTACTtccatgaaaaaataattacacttcCAGTAGTCAGACTTCATTAGTTTTGCTGCCTTATGATAATTTACTTGTTAAGGACTCAACTAATccccaaaaataaataataataatgatgtaggagttaaaaaaaaaaaaaaaatcatatattgCTACTCACGGACGGCTCTGAACTcccacatgcacaaataaagtCTCACACACTCTGACGATTGTATTAACATATGTTAGCATTAGCTATCACCCATAGGGTAAGAAAGTGGGATGCTTTCAGCAAATATACTCCTCTAATAAACTCAACGGATTGACACaaataagacagaaacaaacaagtgCATCATCTGATTTGTTCACCTTCTTCCACACAGATCCAGCTCGAGTTTCACAGCACCCATGTTTATCCTAACAGCCAGTGCACCTTCAACTGCCTGCCTCTGACCACCGAACTACCTATGACAATCCTGCACAGACGACAGCTCCAGTTTTAAAGTTGCTACATCTTTTAACTAGAGAAATGCCACATGGGGTCGAATCCAAAGAGATATGTCTCCAACAAACTGCCAACATGTGTATACTTAAGGGAAAACTGTTCAGTAGTAGTATTCAGTGTATGAAAAGACATTCTGTCTGATGTCATGGCACTGCTGAGAGGTGTTTTATCCAATGGCGAGAGTCTTGACAAGGCCACAGTGAAACTTCCTGATGTGGCGGTAGAGGTCCCCGGATTGAGTGAAGCGCCGTTCGCACCACTTACAAGCGTGAGGCTTCTCACGTGTGTGGACTACAGCGTGCCGACTCAAGTTATGGGAGTACTGGAAGCTCTTGCCACACTGGCCACAGGTGTATGGCTTCTCGCCAGAGTGTGTGCGCTCATGGCGCTTAAGAGTGTACATGCAGGAAAAGGTCTTGTTGCACTGCATGCAGGTGGGGACCGAGCCGTCGGGGGACAACTTGGAGCGGGCGCCGTCCTTCTCGCGGAAGTGTGAGCTGAGGTGCAGTTGCAGCACATGGGGGCTGGGGAAGACTTTACTGCAGagggggcacacacacacctgttgccCCGGGGGCAGGAGCACCCCACTGGAGGTGGAGATATCTGAAGAGGCCAagtcgtcctcttcctcctcctcgctgtccCCCAGCAACCtacccctcctctcctctaccTCCCTGCCTGGGGCGCCCTCCCTTCCTCTGCAGGCCTCCCCCTCCTCGTCCATCAGGTCCTCCTCCTGGGAGAGCAGGGCGGCTGTGGAGCCGTTGTTGCCTGGGAAGAGGGCAGCGAACCCTGTCACCACTGAGCTCCTGGCACTATTCCCAAAGCGCTGGCTCTCAGGGCTCATCGGCTCACTGTCCTCCTGCTCTGACAGCAAGTCGTGTTCGTCTTTAACAAGTGGCTCAGTGCCCTGCTGCTGGCTGTCGAGGGCCAGCTGTCCCGAGACGTAGGAGGGGTGTAAGGGATCTCTGCTAGACAGAGGCTTGAAAGACAAATCCAGTGCACAGTCCATGTCATCTGAAGCCCGGGACCTCTGGGACAGCGATACGGTGGAACTACTGacatcagcttttgtttttccagctgtTTGGACGCAGGGCTCGGCCTCTGCTGACACATAATTGACACCTACAAGGTCCGGGGACCTGCCAGAGTGACCGTTTGCCTTCTGCCTGCTCTGTGCAGACCTATCACAATCTGTGACAGCCAGCCTTACTTCGCTGTTGTCCATGTCAAACTCTTCTGCCGGGGGGGCCCTGTGTAGCCCCTGAGACTGCGTCTGGGGCTGTCGCCGGATGAGCTGCTTACTGTGCAGCTCGCTATCTGAGGAATTTTCCCTGTCCAGACAGCTGAGTCCCAAACCCTCACTCATCTTTTCATCCAGAGAGGAGAGTTCCTTATCTTTAAGCTTGCCTTTACACACTTTCACTATATCATACATGTGTAGGTAACTGGCTGCTGCCAGGACATCCTCCACGGGGAGAGTGCTGAATTCCAACTTCCCCTCATACATAAATTCAAGGAGCAGACTGAAAGCCGGGGCTGTCACAATGTCACTGTTGAGATGCACAACGTCCCTTTTGTCCAGCTGGTCCCTGTAGAAGAGATGGAAGTACATGCTGCAGGAGGCCAGCACGGCTCTGTGCGCTTTGAATCGAGCCTCCCCGACAAGAACAGTGCAGTCACAGAGGAAACCTTGGTGACGCTGCTGACTCAGACACTGCAGCAACTGGCGGCTATGGTCTGGGAACTCCATTCTTCCTTCATAACCTGAcgaaaaacaggaaaaacaggatAGTGGATAAACGAAGTGAAGCCAGTTAGAGGGCACAGCGCAGCTGCCGTCGCATAtcagaagcaaacacaaactaacCAACTGCAGAGACAATGTGAGGAATAACTTGAGCGAAATAACGCAAATGATTTTAAAGTATGAGCAAACACACGAGACCTCGAAGCCGTCGTGTCTTAAAATAGGCGACAAGTTCATAAAATCCTTCACAGTTTCAGAACTtgattgaaaaacattttctacatCAATAACTTTATTCAACTTCAGTACATAAATCCTACATTCTTTCCAGTGGTGCAGGATACGCTACGCTGCGCTCACCCACCCATATGTCACGGTGTAAACGAAATCACTATCCAAATTATCCGAGGGAGTCCGCTTTGTAATAGTCACTTTACTTCTTGAGCTATCAAAATTTGCGATAAGGGACGCACGGGCGCGTTTCCAAGCGGACGCGAAACAGAGGTGTTTACTGAACACAGAAGAGGGACTGGGAATGATACCACTGGTCCGCTGACGGAAGGAGGCTAACGTGAAAAAATAAGACCGGAGCAGAGTGAGTAAACTGGTGCTCTGTTTGCTAATTACACTGCAAGCTGTGGAGTCAGCTGCTCTGACATCACCGCAATGGAAACGCTACCTCCAGCTGTGCTCCCTTTATGCCATATGTTAACTCTGGGCTACGCAGTCCAAACCAGACACAcaacttgtaaaaaaaaaatatagatttaTGAGTGTCACAAGATTACACGGAATTTCTAACTCATACAATGGCGTACTTTATCAACAAAGAAAACTGCACCCGACAACCGCGGAAGAGATTAAAAATGCTCTGTGGCCCTTTTACGCACCCACGAGACACGCGCacaactgtgaaatatttgtttaaaggggttaattcaaaacagaaaagccagaCGGTCGGAGAAAACTCAAAGTGACTTGGATATTAAAGTTGGATGCTGCCACGAACAGTGTTCATTGGTATCACTTTGCGCACATtagtaatatttttaaaagaagaggaagagtgtATGAAAGGGAGCCTGGGGCACAGTAAACCGAGCTCCATGTCCGTGTCGGGAAACGCATTGCTGGGAGCCTTTTAAACAGCAGAGGAACTCGCAGCAAAGCCAACTGCGCTGAACGAAGCGGCGAGGGGGACACTCTTTAACTTTCGCTTTCCGCGTTCccaagcacaaaaacactgtacTTACATTTATTTCCGCCCAGTTCGTCGTGTTCTCTCCTAAAAGCTCCGATGTCCTTTCATGATGTGCGGCCAGATGTTCGCTTCTCCTTGTCGTTTCTTGAGCTTCAGTCCGACCCTGGCAAGGCAGGCTGCACTCAGCGCTGCTGTGTGTCAAGCAGGTTGATAATGGCACAAGTCTCGCGATATCGCGCGGCCACAATAAGTTCTGTACTACTCCGTGAATTCACACAGCGGCAGCAAGTAGCAGAGTACACTGGGAGCACCAATTGGCTCTCTTATTAAAACACCTGTCCCATGAACGGGGGGACTTTCAGTGATCCTGTGATCAAATTCTGAAGAGTGGCCAAGTTGAGTGCTGATCAATGACAACATAGAGTGttagactaaaaaaaaaaaaaaattcaaaaatatatGTCCTTAAGTAGACATTCTAATCACTGAAGTGGCATGTGTTACTTGATTGAATTTGCTCTTTCCTGTTCCACCTAACCCTGCACGAAGATGATGggattttaaaatttcaaatcTCCAAAGTTAATCTGATTTGCAAGCGTCCgcaaaatgtttgatgtttgccGTGGATGAAAGGAAGACTTTTGGTTCACAATGAATTCTGTATCTGTGAAAATAATGACTAAGAATTATAAATCTTGCTTTGTGATTTGGTGGGTCAGTGGACTATTGGGAACTTTAAAGGGCTGTTCTCTCTAATCCTGCTTTGGGTCGTGGAATTCCCTGGCACCACACCACTCAGTGCCTTTGTAGTCCCAGACCACACCAGGTCCTGGCTATGATTTATTTGCCCTGAGTTGTCTTAAAACAGGAATTGTGCTGATTTTCCAGGCACTAAAAAACTGCCTCTGGATCCTGTTCTGTAATTGTTAAAGCGAGAAGAAGTGGTGGCACAGTGAAGAAACAGGGGCTTGAGGTTGCAGCTGCTCATCTCGtgccccccacctcctcctcctccttctcctcctcctcttcctcctcctcctcctcctcctgtccctctCTGTGCTCCCCCAACTGCTTCGGTCACCTTTGCCCTGTGTTCCAGCTGCCGTGTGTTTTGAAAGAGCCATTTGCAGCTCCTCACAGCCTTCTGACACAGAGGGGAATGAGCAATGTGACAAGAGGCGGCAGCCACTGGTCGAAAGGGGCCACCGGCTAGATTCTTATCCACTTACTGCTTTATTCCATTTTTAGTTTGGCTGTTACTGTTACAGAGGGTGGCTATCTGGTCACGTCCAGATGATCATAAGCGAGACAGAGTCATGCCACCTAAATAAAAACTCTATTTTACTTGGTCCATGAGTTTAATTGGTGTTGAGCtagaaacaaaatgatgaagaaaTACTTCCCTTTTCCCCCTACAAAACACCAGTAAAGTAAATGTTTATACTGAAGCATCAGATGTGTGTGccacatgaaaaacaatttaccattcagcactcacacacacacacacacacacacacaacatccaTGCAGGAGCAGCGATGTGGATAAGAATAGGAGCAGTGGCCCTGTGTTTCCCTGGCCCTGGCAAACGTGGGCACCCAGTAGAGGAGGGGGGTGTGTGTTCACAGGGCAAGACAAAGCAGTGGTTGTGCCTGGGGACCGTGGCCTCAGAGAGAGAGGCTCGGCACGGTGAAGgttctcacacacagaaaaagatagagaaagagagacagagagagagggagggagagagaatggCGGTGGGAGAGTGGGGGAgcagggagagacagggagagaacaCTTCCTGGAggttctttcttcctctctgcaatTATCAATGGCATTCTCCCCCTGACCCACTCCTctctcagacaaacaaaagaccCCGCATTCCAGTGTAGCCTGACCGGCCAACCAGCCAGCCATCCAGTTGAACCTCATAGCTCGGCCCTCCCCACTGAAACCAAAGTCTCATCACAGGGCTGTCGTAGATGTCTGTCTAAAGATGCTTGCAATGCATcaatgtatttttgtctttttaagtatttttacaaaaatatacaatatagtGCTGTTCTGCACTTATAAGAAGTACTTTTGTTCAATTATTGTTCAAACTCAAGGTACTTGTACACTCACTTGCAAATGCTTTAATTTTATGCgactttatacttctactccattagaaaaatattcaacttttcataactctgctgcttttatttgacaACTCTAGTTATTGGTTACAACTTTTCAAATTCCATACCTTTCCTGCTCGGTGAAAACCATGTAGACTATCctcaaaaaaaaattctccttcttcttaatttaaataaactatatatat
This window encodes:
- the zbtb42 gene encoding zinc finger and BTB domain-containing protein 18.2, coding for MEFPDHSRQLLQCLSQQRHQGFLCDCTVLVGEARFKAHRAVLASCSMYFHLFYRDQLDKRDVVHLNSDIVTAPAFSLLLEFMYEGKLEFSTLPVEDVLAAASYLHMYDIVKVCKGKLKDKELSSLDEKMSEGLGLSCLDRENSSDSELHSKQLIRRQPQTQSQGLHRAPPAEEFDMDNSEVRLAVTDCDRSAQSRQKANGHSGRSPDLVGVNYVSAEAEPCVQTAGKTKADVSSSTVSLSQRSRASDDMDCALDLSFKPLSSRDPLHPSYVSGQLALDSQQQGTEPLVKDEHDLLSEQEDSEPMSPESQRFGNSARSSVVTGFAALFPGNNGSTAALLSQEEDLMDEEGEACRGREGAPGREVEERRGRLLGDSEEEEEDDLASSDISTSSGVLLPPGQQVCVCPLCSKVFPSPHVLQLHLSSHFREKDGARSKLSPDGSVPTCMQCNKTFSCMYTLKRHERTHSGEKPYTCGQCGKSFQYSHNLSRHAVVHTREKPHACKWCERRFTQSGDLYRHIRKFHCGLVKTLAIG